The DNA window ATTCGATTCGGCTCGCGTCGATCAGTTGAAGTATCATCGGCAGTTCGAATTCAGTGCCGGGATCGCGAGCGGGTCGTTCAAGACCGACGGAATGGCGATCTGCCCCTGTTCGATGGGGACGTTGGGAAGTCTGGCCAATGGGCTCTCGGCCAACCTGACGCACCGGGCGGCGGATGTCCATTTGAAGGAACATCGTAAACTGGTCCTGGTTCCACGCGAGACGCCGCTGAGCAGTATTCAGCTCGAGAACATGAAACGGCTCGCTGATGCGGGGGCGGTCATGCTGCCCGCGATGCCGGGGTTCTACCACGATCCGAAATCGATTGACGATCTTGTGAACTTTATCGTCGTCCGCATCTGCGATCACCTCGGCGTCGACACGAAGCTGATGAAACGCTGGGGCAGCGAGGCATAATCAACTGACGGCTTCGAGCACATCCCCTTCGACGAAAATCGGCAGCGGAGGATCGTAGTGCATCGCCAGAGCAATCGCGTCACTCGGGCGGCTGTCGATCTCCATCAGATCGCCTTCGTGCATAATGCGGATCATCGCATAGTACGTGTGCTCGTGCAGGCTGTTGATGATGATATCGTGCGGTTCGCCCCCGAAGTGTTCAATGACACTTTTGATGAGATCGTGAGTGAGGGGGCGGGGAGGAACATCGCCGCGAACCCGCCGGTCGATGCTGGCTGCTTCGAACATCCCGACCAGAATGGGGAACTCGCGCTCACCATCCACCTCGTGCAGGTAAATGACCTGCTGGTCGTTGATCTCGCTGATAATGATTCTCGAAAGTTCCATTTCGACCAAGGCGGCCATCGTCTCTCTCCATTCCTAACGCGGGTCGTCTCTGATGCGGGGCTGATTCTTCGGGGGAATTGTCGGCTGATCAGAGTGAAGTACAATGTATCTCACGGCCCGATCGGAATTCCTGAATCATAAGCTGATTCAGAAAAAATCAGAATTCAGCCTGATTGTATCTGAACCCGGACCGTTTGCTAACGTTTCGACGGCAGGGAGGAAATTCATGAAACAGATTCTATGCACCGTGATGACTGCGGTCTTCACATTGACCGGATCAGCGGCGGCAATCGCCGAAGAAGCTCGCACAGAAAAGACCGCTCCACAAGTCGTCGATCTGATGCAGGACCAGCTTACCGAAGGTTGCCTGCTGATGCACGAAGGGGACTGCCTGGCCGTGAAAATGTTCACTCGCAGTCCGTACACGCATGTGGGCATCGTTCTGAAGGACGAAAGCGGCAACTGGCAGACGTACGACTCGGCCAATGGCGAAGGCGTGCGGAAAACGGAGCTGTGTGCCTATCTCGAAGAATGTGCCCCCAACGGAATCACGCTGCTGTGTCCGTCTGAACCATACACGGAAGAAGAACTGGATACCTTGCGCCTGGCGCTGGAGGAACAGATCGGCCGCCCTTATGGGATTCGGCATCACCTTACGGGCAATCAGGCTGAGGGCGTCCATTGCTCGGAATATGTCACGACCGCTCTTATTCAGGCCAGCGTGATCACGGCGGAGCGGCCATCGCGGGTTTCTCCGGCCAGTTTGCGTCAGGGACTGCTCGAATCTGATCTGTACCGCGAGGCGGTCGTCACGACCGTGGTGCCCGATGTCATTCCGGCTCCGCCAGCGGAAAGCTGGTTCAAACAGCTTTGGATCGACACGAAAACGTGTACGTCCGATTGCTGTAAATCATGGAATCGCACGATCTTCTGCTGCGAGTGATGTTCGTGATAAAAAAGAGGGATTGATCGACGCCGGAGTCGAGGCGTATGATTCTCTACCCCTGTGAGGGAGCTCCGTTTCTTTTTCGAGAACCTGCGGTCGCCTGCTTTGAATACCTTGCTTGCCATTCTGATGAGCCTGTCCCTGGTGACGCATGTCGTTGCTCCGCGGACAGTCTGCACGACCTGCCTGCTGGCCGAGTCTATCTCGCCCGGTTCGTCGTGCTGCAGCACGGCAGATCGCAGTGTCGGCATGAAGACTGTCCCGTTGAAGGCAACGGACTCGAACAGCCAGGCCGACTGCTGCAAGCCGAACTGCTGTGAGCAGGAGTCGACTCCGGTTGACCAGGCCTCGTTCTGTTCGACTTCGGATACCCCCTGTGTCTGTTCTCACATCCCAGCCGTGCCCGCGTTCGTCGCGGCTCCAGCGATAGTCACTCCGGTTCCTGAACAGTTCACAGAGCTTCCGGCTGGCTTCCAGTCGACCGGATCACTGCTGCCTGGAATAGTTACTGATTCCGTTCAGGACAGGGCGGTGAACCGGACGAAGCCGCATACCGTTCGTCCGCTGTTTCTGCTTGATTGCCGCTTCATCATTTAAGAGCCGGTCATCTTCCGCTTTTGTGGCTGCAGGTTGCAGCTGCATTCTTTTGCTTTTTCTTTGCGCGACCTTGCGCGAATTCAGGAGATGATCATGTCGAAATTTCTGGGAATCTTAAGTGTCGGTCTGCTTGCCGGTGGTCTCGGTTGGAACTATCAAGTTTCTAACGCGGCTGGTAATGGCGGGCCGGGGCTTTGCTGCTGCGGTGAAGCCTGTGAGTGCGAAAATTGCGAATGCGTGGATTGCGCTCCGGGGGCCTGCGAATGCGCGCCCTGCAACTGCTGCAAGAAGTAGTTGTTGAATGGGTGCGGTTTGACCGCACTTCCTGATTGACGATTGGTCGCTCGTTCCCATGTGGGGACGAGCGACTTTTTTCTGTCAGACAAGGGCCATACCGAGTACAATGGTTACGATGTCCCTCATCTTCAACCAGGAAGGTTCCCCTTTGCTAGAATCACATCTTCCTCCGAGAGACCTCCTCGAAGCGACCCACGAATTCCCCTGTCACTACACCTTCAAAGTGATCGGCGAATGCAATGAGCGATTCGTCGATGACGTCGTTGCTGCGGTTCGCAACGGAATGGATCTGGAGTTCGATCCTCCCTACGGGAGTCGCGAGTCGTCTGGAGGCCGCCATGTCGCGTTGACATTTGAGCCACTCACGGAGTCTCCCGAGCAAGTCCTGGCGGTTTATGCGGCAATTCAGCAAACCGAAGGCGTCATTCTGCTGCTCTGAGAGAACGAGGCTGATCCAGGGAGTTTCTCCATCTCCGAGATTGGTTTTCCAACGTGTCTCCGATGTTCTTTGAGCACATTCAAATTCGACTGCAGGAGAAGTGTGAAATGCTCTAAACTGGAGCGGCGTTCCTTTCACGCATCTACAGGGCCGGACTATGAGCGACGGAGATATCTTACTCAGCCGATTGCGATCGCCTGACGTCACGGTTCGTCAGCAGGCCGCACGAATGCTGGCCATGGACGCCGAAACAACGCGGCTCGGGGCGGTCGTCGTGCTGACAGCGACAGACGATCCCGACGAAACGGTCCGCGAATGGGCCGTTGAAGCCATCGAAAACTGCGGCCCGGTGACGAGCGGTCTGCTCCCGATTCTGGTCGAGCATCTGCACCATACCACCTCGCCAACTCAGTTGATTCTCGGTCTGAAACTGCTGGGACGCAGCAAAGAGCAGGCAGCCGAATTCTTTCCGAGTGCTGTCTCGTTCTGTGACGGTGCGCATCCGACACAGGTCCGTTCTCAGGCCTGTAAGACCGCCGTTGTCGTGGCCGGGGAAGGCGATCGAGCGGAACTGCGGCGTCTCCTTGAAGAGTTGGCTCAGGACGACGATGAAATCGTGAGCAGCACGGCCACACGAATGCAGAGCCGACTGTAGTTGTCAGGCGAGTGAAGGAAACGACAACAGGCGAGCCCGAAAGCTCGCCTGTTGTACTTATTCTCTCAGAGCCGCCAGTTTTCAGGCGACCGTCCAGGTATCCCCGGAATTGAGCATTGCTTCGAGGCTGGCCGGGCCGAGCTTCTCTGTGACGTCGCGAACCTGATCGTTGAGCTCATCGTCGTAGGTCGGACGATCGATGGCACGAAAGACGCCCATTGGTTCCGGGCTGTCGGGGTATCGCATCTGCGAGAGCAGGAAAGCAAGCGTCGGATCGTCCGCCTTTTCATCGTGGAAGAGCAGGTCGTCTTCGCTGATCCCTTTGCCAAGTTCAACGATTTCCGGCTGATTCTGCGAATTGAGCCGCACGCCCTTGTCGCGAGCCTTGCCGAAGATCAGCGGCTTGCCATGTTCCAGGTAGATGCAGTTCTCTTCTTTCTCGCCCTTCTTGGAGGCGAAGTCGAAGGCTCCGCTGTTGAACACGTTGCAGTCCTGGTAAACCTCGACGACAGCCGTTCCCTTATGATGGGCGGCTCTTTCGAGCACCATGCACAAGTGCTGAATGTCGACGTCGACGGATCGGGCGACAAAAGAGGCCCGAGCCCCCAACGCAACCGAAACCGGTGTCAGAGGGGCATCGACCGAACCGTACGGCGTACTCTTGGTCCGTTTGCCCTGAGGGCTCGTCGGCGAGTACTGGCCTTTGGTCAGGCCGTAGATCTGGTTGTTGAACAGAATCACTTTCAGATTCACGTTGCGGCGAATCATGTGCATGAAGTGATTGCCGCCGATCGAAAGGGCATCGCCGTCGCCGGTGATGACCCAGACCTGCAGGTCCGGGCGGACCACTTTCAGGCCAGTCGCGATCGCTGGAGCACGGCCATGAATACTGTGCATCCCGTAGGTGTTCATGTAATACGGGAAGCGGCTTGAGCAGCCAATCCCGGACACGAACACGAAATTTTCCTTGGGGATGCCGAGGGTCGGCAGCACCTTTTTCACCTGGGCGAGAATCGAGTAATCGCCACAGCGAGGACACCACCGGACTTCCTGGTCACTGGCGAAGTCTTTGGGTGTCAGAACAGGCAGGTCAATACTGGTTGACATAGGGAGAAGTCCTATCAGAACAGAACTCTAATTGTCTTATTCAATTGTACGTTAAAGGGAACGATCAGGCTTTGCCAAGATGTTGCAGGATGGCATCGTAAACTTCACTGACGAGGAACGGTTTCCCCTTCATCTTGTTCAGTCCCTGAGCGTCGACCAGGTACTTGGCACGCAACAGGAATCGCAGCTGACCGTTGTTCAGTTCCGGAACGAGGACCTTGTCGAACCGCTTCAGCAGGTCGCCCAGATTCCGGGGGAATGGACTCAGGTAACGGATATGCGCCAACGACACGCTGTGACCAGCCCGCTGGGCCCGTTGCACGGCGGTGCGGATCGACCCATAAGTGCCACCCCAGCTGACAACCAGCAGTTCGCCCGAGTCCGGACCTTCCACTGGCTGTTCCGGAATATGATCGGCGATTCCCGCAACCTTTTTGGCACGCGTGTCGATCATGTGCTGGTGGTTGTCGGCATCGTAGCTGACGTTTCCGGTGACATCCCATTTTTCCAGACCACCGACGCGGTGTTCCAGTCCAGGAGTTCCGGGCACCGCCCAAGGGCGAACAAGTCGGTCGTTCCGCAGATACGGCAGATATTCTCCGTCTTTGCCGTTGGGTTCGCGAGTGTGCTTGAAATCGATTGGCTTCAGATCCGAAAGGTTCGGGATCTTCCAGGGTTCCGCTCCGTTGGCAATGTAACCATCGCTGAGCAGGAAGACCGGTGTCATGAATTCGACCGCCAGTCGCATGGCTTCGCGAGCTGCGTCGAAGGCGTCTCCCGGTGTGGAGCAGGAAACGATCGGCATCGGACATTCGCCGTTACGGCCGAACATCGACATCAGCAGGTCAGCCTGTTCGGTCTTCGTCGGCAGACCGGTACTCGGTCCCCCACGCTGAACGTTAACGATGACCATCGGCAACTCGGTGATGACACCCAGTCCAATTCCTTCCGACTTCAGGGCGATCCCCGGCCCACTGCTGGCGGTGACCGCGAACGCTCCGCCGAACGAGGCTCCGACAGCAGCCGTGATGGCCGCGATCTCGTCCTCGACCTGAGCGGTGCGAACGCCGAAGTTCTTCAGTTTCGAGAGTTCATGGAGAATGTCACTGGCCGGGGTAATCGGATAACCGGCGTAGAACAGTTCTTTCCCGGAAACGTGAGCGGCGGTAACCAGTCCGAAGGCGACAGCTTCGTTTCCGGTGATCTTGCGATACTTTCCGGGAGGCAGCTTGGCTGGCGGAACCTTGTAGTGAACGGTGAAGGCCTGTGTCGAGTAACCGATATCGGAACCGGCTTTCAGAGCCGCCAGGTTGGCCTGAGCGAGCTCGGGACGTTTGGCGAACTTCGATTTGACCCATTCCTGAGTCGTCGAAGGATCGCGATCGTACAGCCAGTAAACCAGACCCAGAGCGAAGAAGTTCTTACACCGATCCGCTTCCTTGAGCGACAAGCCGAGATCAGCCACGGCATCTCGGGTGAGGCGCGTCATGTCGATCTTATGGACCCGGTAGCCAGCCAGGGCATCGTCGTCATCGAGCGGATTGGATTCGTAGCCCGCTTTGCTGAGATCAGACTTACCGAAGGCATCCGCATTGACGATCAGAGTCCCGCCACGCTTCAGATCAGCGAGGTTGGTCTTCAAGGCAGCCGGATTCATCGCCACGAGGGTATCGACTTCGTCGCCCGGCGTGTAAATGTCCGTGCTGGAGAAGCAGAGCTGATACCCGGAGACGCCGCCAAGCGTTCCGGCGGGAGCGCGGATTTCAGCCGGGAAGTCGGGCAGGGTGCTCACGTCGTTGCCGAATACGGCCGAGACGTTCGTGAACTGTGTGCCGACCAGCTGCATTCCGTCGCCGCTGTCACCGCAGAAGCGGATGACGACAGCATCTACCTGTTCGGTCGTACGGAAATTTCCATTCGTTTCTGCGTCAACTGCCGACATAACCTGTTATTACTCCGTTGAATACGCCTGATTTTGGGGGCTGCTGTCCGATTGAGCGAATCGGAAAGGGGGGACCTGCTGGCGGCTGAAAAAGCCATCTGGCTTGATTCTCTTCAGGAATGACACACAAGCCGCGCTTTCGGCTCACCCGCTGCTCCCAGGAGCGCGGTCTGGCGTTCCCTTGAGGAATTGTGTCCGGAATCCGACTCACGACGGATTTCCGTCTGAGTTTTCCCTGATTATCGTCATTCTTGCAATTGCCAATCCAATTGGAAAGTGCGGATTAGGCCTTTCAGGCAAGATTCGATCGGAATGCGGGCTGTAAGACATGCTCCGGCCCTGCCGATAACGCCGTTTGGCACGCGACGCACCAGTCGTTCCTGAGCTGTTGTAATTGCTGCCACGGGAGGGTTGTGATTGACCCGATCTGGTGGGAGCGGGTATTTGTTCGCTCCCTCCCAATTTCGGAGACGGCGGTCCGTCGAGTTTTCTCGACCCCACAGGGCTGCGTCTCCCTCCTTTCTTTCTTCGACTCTCCCCACCATGACAAAGATACTCCGCGCTGGACGTGTTCTTGCTGCGCTTACGATCGTGACACTCCTGCTTCAGGGGGCACAATCGGCACAGGCTCAGATACAGTTCGATTCTCAGATCGGACATATCGCCATGCCGGCCTTTGGCCGGGACACGGGTCTGACGTATGTCGAAGTGATGCCCTACATTCTCGAAGAGGACGAACGCATCTTCTTCAGCGATCTCCGAGGTTTCCTGACCAACGAAGGAAACGTCGGCGGAAACGTCGGGGCAGGCTTCCGGTTTCTGGAGCCTAACGAGGTTCTGTTGCTCGGCGTGAACGCGACTTATGGGATCGATCAGTCGCTCGAGGAAGCCTATCAGCAGATGACTCTGGGCCTTGAGGGAATGACCCGGTTCGGCAGCGTGACCTCAAACTTCTACTTCCCGATTGGCAACGATCAGAAGATTCTCGAATCAACGACCGGCAATGTCCGGATGCAGGGGACGCAGGTTGTGATCGACCGTATTAACACGATCGGTCAGGCGATGCAGGGAGCCGATGTGAATCTCGGCGTCTTCATGCCCGGTGAGTTCGCGGAAGCGCATAATATCGAAACGATCGCCACCTACTATCATTTCACCGGCTCCAACGTCGATGACATCAACGGGGTCAAGTTGGCTGTTGAAGGGGAGTTTGTCCCCTTTTTGAAAGGGCAGGTCGCGGTCAGCAACGACGATACCTTCGGCACAAATGTGACGGTCGGCATGTCGTTCCGCTTTGGGACCAACGACGTTCCCGAACGCAGGCTCGAGCGTCAGCTGCGGAAGTTCATCGATACCAACTACAACGTGATTGTCAGTCAGCGGACCGAACTCGGCAACGGCATTGCTCTGGTCAATCCGCAGACCGGAGCCGCATATGAGGTTCGTCACGTCAGTAACACGGGGACAGACGCAGCTGATGGAAGCGCGGACAATCCATTCCAGAGCATTGCAGCCGCCCAGGACGACGGAGCCGACATCATCTTCCTGAAGTCGGGGTCGGTCTTCACCGACTCGGTCACACTGGCTGAAGGGCAGATGCTGATCGGGGAAGGAACGGACTTCGTCTTTGACAGTAACAACTTCGGATCGGTCGAGATGGCTGGCACGAGGCCGGAAGGTGAATTGTCCGACGTCATCTTCACGGGAACTGGCGGCGATCCTCTCGGACTTCCGGCCATCATCCTGGCGGACAGCTCGGCCGTCGCTGGGGTGCGAATCGTTGGCGACAACGGAACCGCTCCCTCAATGCCCGGAGCCGTTACCGCAGGAGCCGTTAATAACGGAATCGTGGCCAACGGCCTGGCCGACTTCCAGATTCACAACGTACGAATCGACGGCGTGAACGGCAACGGCATCGACATTGCCGAGTCGACAAACGGACTCATCACGAACGTTTCTGTCAACGGAGCTGAAGATAACGGCATCGAGATCCGTGATCACGATGGCTATCTGCAGTTCGCCGATATCTCCGTCAGTAACTCCGGACGACATGGAATGCTGATCAACGGTGGCCGCGGCGAGACCGTGGTGGCCGGCGATCTGGAATTGAACAACAACACAAACTCGGCTCTGAAGATTCAGGGTCTGGAACTGATCACCACCGTGGACGATCAGGGGACCGCGACCACCGACGATGATGTCGAAGAAGACATCTATGGTTTTGTGGCGATCGAAAACCTCCTGATCAACGGGATGTCCGGATCGACCGGGGTCGATCTGGATGACAATGAAGGTCTGATCGATATTTACGATGGTGAGATCGAGACAACTGATGCCTCTGCGTTGCTGGTCCGCGACACGAGCTTGTTCCGCATGCGGGACGGGATCGTCTCCTCGGAGAACGCGGCTGCTGTCGATGCACAGGACTCCAACGTCAATATTCAGATCGAATCGATTTCGGCCGACGGGGGCCAGTATGGAATTCGCATGGTCGACACGACCGGGACGATTCTTTCCTACG is part of the Rubinisphaera margarita genome and encodes:
- a CDS encoding YbeD family protein → MLESHLPPRDLLEATHEFPCHYTFKVIGECNERFVDDVVAAVRNGMDLEFDPPYGSRESSGGRHVALTFEPLTESPEQVLAVYAAIQQTEGVILLL
- a CDS encoding 2-oxoacid:acceptor oxidoreductase subunit alpha, coding for MSAVDAETNGNFRTTEQVDAVVIRFCGDSGDGMQLVGTQFTNVSAVFGNDVSTLPDFPAEIRAPAGTLGGVSGYQLCFSSTDIYTPGDEVDTLVAMNPAALKTNLADLKRGGTLIVNADAFGKSDLSKAGYESNPLDDDDALAGYRVHKIDMTRLTRDAVADLGLSLKEADRCKNFFALGLVYWLYDRDPSTTQEWVKSKFAKRPELAQANLAALKAGSDIGYSTQAFTVHYKVPPAKLPPGKYRKITGNEAVAFGLVTAAHVSGKELFYAGYPITPASDILHELSKLKNFGVRTAQVEDEIAAITAAVGASFGGAFAVTASSGPGIALKSEGIGLGVITELPMVIVNVQRGGPSTGLPTKTEQADLLMSMFGRNGECPMPIVSCSTPGDAFDAAREAMRLAVEFMTPVFLLSDGYIANGAEPWKIPNLSDLKPIDFKHTREPNGKDGEYLPYLRNDRLVRPWAVPGTPGLEHRVGGLEKWDVTGNVSYDADNHQHMIDTRAKKVAGIADHIPEQPVEGPDSGELLVVSWGGTYGSIRTAVQRAQRAGHSVSLAHIRYLSPFPRNLGDLLKRFDKVLVPELNNGQLRFLLRAKYLVDAQGLNKMKGKPFLVSEVYDAILQHLGKA
- a CDS encoding bifunctional nuclease family protein, with protein sequence MAALVEMELSRIIISEINDQQVIYLHEVDGEREFPILVGMFEAASIDRRVRGDVPPRPLTHDLIKSVIEHFGGEPHDIIINSLHEHTYYAMIRIMHEGDLMEIDSRPSDAIALAMHYDPPLPIFVEGDVLEAVS
- a CDS encoding HEAT repeat domain-containing protein, encoding MSDGDILLSRLRSPDVTVRQQAARMLAMDAETTRLGAVVVLTATDDPDETVREWAVEAIENCGPVTSGLLPILVEHLHHTTSPTQLILGLKLLGRSKEQAAEFFPSAVSFCDGAHPTQVRSQACKTAVVVAGEGDRAELRRLLEELAQDDDEIVSSTATRMQSRL
- a CDS encoding UbiX family flavin prenyltransferase, whose product is MSEERKRIVVAVTGGSGAAYARRLVRVLLQADCEVHLTMSAAAVQVFAQELKTTINLNEFSPESFLEDEFDSARVDQLKYHRQFEFSAGIASGSFKTDGMAICPCSMGTLGSLANGLSANLTHRAADVHLKEHRKLVLVPRETPLSSIQLENMKRLADAGAVMLPAMPGFYHDPKSIDDLVNFIVVRICDHLGVDTKLMKRWGSEA
- a CDS encoding inverse autotransporter beta domain-containing protein; this encodes MPAFGRDTGLTYVEVMPYILEEDERIFFSDLRGFLTNEGNVGGNVGAGFRFLEPNEVLLLGVNATYGIDQSLEEAYQQMTLGLEGMTRFGSVTSNFYFPIGNDQKILESTTGNVRMQGTQVVIDRINTIGQAMQGADVNLGVFMPGEFAEAHNIETIATYYHFTGSNVDDINGVKLAVEGEFVPFLKGQVAVSNDDTFGTNVTVGMSFRFGTNDVPERRLERQLRKFIDTNYNVIVSQRTELGNGIALVNPQTGAAYEVRHVSNTGTDAADGSADNPFQSIAAAQDDGADIIFLKSGSVFTDSVTLAEGQMLIGEGTDFVFDSNNFGSVEMAGTRPEGELSDVIFTGTGGDPLGLPAIILADSSAVAGVRIVGDNGTAPSMPGAVTAGAVNNGIVANGLADFQIHNVRIDGVNGNGIDIAESTNGLITNVSVNGAEDNGIEIRDHDGYLQFADISVSNSGRHGMLINGGRGETVVAGDLELNNNTNSALKIQGLELITTVDDQGTATTDDDVEEDIYGFVAIENLLINGMSGSTGVDLDDNEGLIDIYDGEIETTDASALLVRDTSLFRMRDGIVSSENAAAVDAQDSNVNIQIESISADGGQYGIRMVDTTGTILSYGNVDDHSGGTIMNTDTAIYALNAGSVGMRDAKFVNNDHVAIVRNSDVLDLNSSYITGTNISFIEATDVKLFGMTNNMFENNSITNAVGIDYAVTKSGGYVTRLVRNEIVDSPRTFFQARTTAGVTDASLDYTFSGNDIDLAEAYGVAAKLDWTGPVSAEVIQNLITGDASNQKAFAFTTGDAADKGTFAFTDNIMGFTGRGSTGIELLAGSPVDLLIGNNLVEFRGLDGVGMRVSGSRASYILIAQNTIDDYAGGATGILFPSLHDGSTVTLNSNQITLNRFNTFVDRGIILSNVTGTDEPFVTFSSTLTNQIDGATTTYSLPNGTTTGRILINGQVAQ
- a CDS encoding YiiX/YebB-like N1pC/P60 family cysteine hydrolase codes for the protein MKQILCTVMTAVFTLTGSAAAIAEEARTEKTAPQVVDLMQDQLTEGCLLMHEGDCLAVKMFTRSPYTHVGIVLKDESGNWQTYDSANGEGVRKTELCAYLEECAPNGITLLCPSEPYTEEELDTLRLALEEQIGRPYGIRHHLTGNQAEGVHCSEYVTTALIQASVITAERPSRVSPASLRQGLLESDLYREAVVTTVVPDVIPAPPAESWFKQLWIDTKTCTSDCCKSWNRTIFCCE
- a CDS encoding 2-oxoacid:ferredoxin oxidoreductase subunit beta encodes the protein MSTSIDLPVLTPKDFASDQEVRWCPRCGDYSILAQVKKVLPTLGIPKENFVFVSGIGCSSRFPYYMNTYGMHSIHGRAPAIATGLKVVRPDLQVWVITGDGDALSIGGNHFMHMIRRNVNLKVILFNNQIYGLTKGQYSPTSPQGKRTKSTPYGSVDAPLTPVSVALGARASFVARSVDVDIQHLCMVLERAAHHKGTAVVEVYQDCNVFNSGAFDFASKKGEKEENCIYLEHGKPLIFGKARDKGVRLNSQNQPEIVELGKGISEDDLLFHDEKADDPTLAFLLSQMRYPDSPEPMGVFRAIDRPTYDDELNDQVRDVTEKLGPASLEAMLNSGDTWTVA